From Pirellulales bacterium:
CGGGCGCAGTCCATGCCGACGGTGCAGGACGTATCCAGCAAATCAAGAAGCCCGGTCGTTCCCTTATGCGGGGGCGGCTGGGCCTTTTTGCTGGTGCTCGATTCTTCGTCGTGTCGTTGGGGCGGCTGAACCAGACCTTGCGCGGCTGGCAGGCGTCCTTTCGCCACGTACATCCCAACCGCGTGTTCCATCGACTCGACGGGTAGAATGACGGGCAGAATATTGTCACGCACGGGGTGCGTGACCTACGGTGCTCCGCGCGAGCCGTATTCCTATCCAGGCCACTTGCCGTCGACGATCGGCTTCGTGTCGAGTTTGGCCGGATCGATCTCGGCGTAGCGGATCTTCTTCCGCTTCCAGGTGTACGTGATGTGCGCGTGGCCGTCGGGGGTGCAGATTACCGCCGGATAAGAAAACTCGCCTGGCTCGGTTTCGAGCGGTAGGGCAGCTTCCCACATCTGGCCATCTTTGCTGAGGGCCACGTTGAGCGGGCTGCGGCCGCGGCGCGTGTGGTTGTAGACCAATAGCATCCGCCCATCCTTCAGGTTCACCGCGTCGATGCCGCTGTCGGGATGGGGCAAGTCGATGCCCGTCAGGGGAGACCACGTCTGCCCGTCGTCCTCTGACCAGGACTGGGCGATTTTTCCCTTGCCGCTGCGGCAGAGGATCTGCAACTTGCCTTCGGGATGGAAGAGGATCGTCGGCTGGATGGTGCGAAACTGCTTGGGATCGGCCACCGAGTCGGTCTTCGTCCAGGTGCGGCCCAGGTCGGGCGTGCGCTCGAGATGCACGCGCCAGTCGCGCCCCTTCCGCTCCGTGCTCGAGGGGCAGAGTAGCGCGTCTTTGACGGGCACCGGCTTGTTCTTGATCGGGCCGAGGATGCCGTCGGGCAGCCGCTCGGGCGCGGACCACGTCTGGCCGTAGTCTTCCGAGCGAATGAGCATGCCCCACCATTCGATCGGGTTTGGCCCCACCTTGTAGAAGAGCAACAGCGGACCGTCGTGTACCTGGTAGAGCACCGGGTTCCAACAGGGATAGCGCTTCTCGGCCGACTCGACGCCATTGGCCACCATGACACCGTTAGCCACCTCGACCGGCGCCGACCATGTCGAGCCGTCGTGCCGGCAGACCCAGATGCCGACGTCGTCGTTCCCTTCGTCCGATCCGCCGAAGAAGGCCGTCACCAGCCCCTTGGGCGTCTGCTCGATCGTCGAGGCGTGGCACGAAGGGAACGGGGCTTTGTCGTAGAGGAATTCGTGGACCAGGACGCCCGGCTTATCGGCGGCTTGGGTGTATAGCGTCGACAACAGAGTCGATCCAATGAAGGGAAGGATCATAGCAACCGAGAGCAATTTAAAGCGATGAGTCATGGAGCATTCTCGACAATGCGTGCTAGGCAGGAATATGAGGCGAGCAATTCTGTGGTGCCATTGTAGCGATGACGAGAGAAGTCTGCCTGACCCGTAGGTTCGCGTGGAAGTACGTCTTTCCGTTAGCCTCCTGGCGGTTCCGGTCCTTCGTCGTTACTCCAGGCGACGACTCGTCGCTGCAGGTCGTCCAAGAGCAGGCAGGTTCCTTGCCCTCTTGTCAGCACTGCGCCATCCATCAGTGCATCGTCAAATGTGCAGGTCTCGAACTTACTGCGTCTCAAGTCAGCATGCCGTAAGTCCGCGAATTTGAAATTGACGCGCTCGTAGATCGATGCGCGCATGTCGGATCGAGTCAGAACCGCACCCGTGAAATCGACATCAATAAAATCGTTCCAACAGAGATTCGACTCCGACAGGTCGGTGTTACGGAACGATGTGTCACGAATCTCGGATCGACCGAAGAAGGTCCGCGGGATCGTCAAGTTCGATAGATCGTCCCCTTCGCCGACACGTGTGCGAAAGAACGTCAGACCCAGCGGCTCGTCATCGTCGTATTGAGGCAGGTGATCGGGCAGCGGAGGTTGTTCATCCGATCCGAGATATCCCAACTCCTGAATACGACGAATCGATTCCTCGTAACTAGCTCGCGATTCGGCCATGGTTTGCCCCTCTGTTGATTCAAATTCTGCACGGACCTCTTGTTGCTGCGCAACACCGACGATTTTGCGAGGGATATTCTCAAAGCAAAGAAAACCACTCCGCAAAATCGTCGGTGCCACCCGCCCGTTGGTCTGTGCGCGCCCATGCGCGGCAATCTGCTGCTACTTCGCCGGCAGTTCCATCACTTCGACCTTGCGGATCGAAACCTTGCTGCCTGGATCGTGTTGCTGGAAGGCAAAGTGCCCCTCTTTGAACGTTTGGTCGAAGTCGAAGTATTCGTACAGTTCGTCGCCGTTGACGGTGATCTTGATCTTGGTGACCTTGCGGCCGCGCCACACGTCGTCCTTCACTTCGAGCTCGTAGGTGAACCATTCGTCCGGCTTGACGAGCGGCTTGTAGACGTGGCACATACCGTAGAGCGAGCCGGTGCGGATCGGATCGCTATGCGTGCTATCGATCTGCGCCTCGTAGCCGTCGGTGAAGCCGGGGCGGCGCTTCGTGCGGAAGTAGAGGCCCGAGTTCCCGCCGTCGTTGATCTTCACCTCGGCGCGGTACTTGAAGTTCTTATAGGGGCCGGTCGTGTTGACGAGCATCGAGGCCGCGCCCGAGCCTGCCAGGGCGCCGTCCTTGACCTCCCAGACGCTCTTGTCGCCGCCGACTTTTTCCCAGCCCTCCATCGTCTTGCCGTCGAACAAGGAAACCCATTCGCCATCGGCCGCGCGGCAATCGGCGATCCACACCGCCCCGATCATCAGGGCCAGCGCGAGCGAAAGTAAACGAAGAGACAATTTCATCGGTGCATCCTCGGAGTCAGGTTCGTAGCGAATGAATCTCGATGGTCTACCGCAGTGGTAGAGATTGTGCCGGTCGGGCGGCATCCCCTGCGAGGGCCTTCGACCATGTGTCATGGCACGGGCCGATTATCGGTGGTCGAACGACCGCCGGCAAGCGGCTTCCAGAACCTTGGGGAGAGCTGGAATCAGGCCTCTTGAGTCACCGTTTCGGGCTTTACGTTGCCACGATAGATCCGCTCGATGCGGTCGCGGTTCAGCCCCAGCACGCGGTCGAAGCGGCTGAGCTTCATCCCTTCGAGCGCGGGGCTCTTGTCGGCCAACTGCTCGAGCATCTTCACGTCGCAATTCACTTCGAGATTCACCAGGGCCCGCAGCGCCGGCTTCGTCAGCGCAATGAACGCGCGGCGGCCGGCGCTCGGCGCGCGCAAGAAGGCGAACGTCACGAGCTGGGTGCGTTCGTCGTCGAGCGGATTGAAGAAGACCCAGACCCGCCAGCGGTCGCGACGCTCCTCGCCCGACTGAGGATCGATCCAGTACTGGTTGTAGATCGTGTGGACCGGCGAAAAGTAGGTGGTCCAATCGTCGACGAAATGATCGCCGCGGTGCAGGCCCGAGATGGCCGATACGAGCCAGGGGGTTTTCTTTTGCGGACCGGAGTTCACGACGCGGATGCTCGAGTCTTCCGGCTCGACGCGCGTCTCGACCTCGCTCATCCGCGACAGGTCGTAGCCGAAATTGGCATGCGTCGTGGGCGTGTGCTCGACCTCGGTGAAGTTGTCGAGTACCACTTCCAGCGGCGCCTGGATCACATGCTCGAGCGTGCCGATGTGCGCGAAGCTTTCTATTGCCGTGAACTGCGGCATTTCTGCTACGGCGCCGGCCCGCTTGATCCAGATATAGTCGCGTGCGACGGCGGTGTCGTAGCTGTTCGTCTTGGCGTGCAACTTGGGGGTGCCGGGGCTCTCGCCGTTCCCCTCGCAATCGTAGGTCCAACCGTGGTAGGTGCATTGCAGCCGGCCATCGATCACGCAGCCGCGAGAGAGATCCATGCGGCGATGGACGCACATATTATCGAGCGCCCCGATCTGGCCGTTCTGGCCGCGAAAGAGGACGATATCGCGTCCGCCCAGCCGCACCCGCGCCGGCTGAGTCCCGAGCTTGGACATGGCAAGCATCGGATGCCAGTGATCGAAGATCGCCATCAGCCTCGACCGATCTGCTGGAGCAAGGATTCGCTGCGCCTGTCACGAATGGACGACGTCGGCGAAGGAATGGGAAGAATGTGTGGCGTTCATCTTACAGCGTCTATAGCACTGAGCAAAATCTTGCGCGGTTAGCATTTAGGTTTGCTTTGCCGGGCAGGTCTCAGAATCCAGCGTCTGGCTAATCACCTGGTTTGCTTGCAGTCCACCCGCACTTGTCGCATCGAAAATCGGTCTCTGCCCGAATCTCATTGCCGGATATGCTTTGTCGGGCACCCCACACCAATGAACCGCCACACTGTGGACATGGCTGGGGATGGCGGATAACTGGCTTTGGTCCGAAGCGAAACCGTACCTGTCGTTTCAACCGGTGCCATGTGCGCCGAAACCAAATTCGAGGTTTCATTGTCGTACTATTCCCCCTCAGCCAAGATCGCCGCTAATCCCTCGCGGTAACTCGGACAAGAGAGCACCGGCCGAAGTTCGGCCAGTAGGCGGGCATTGCAGATGCGTTTGTCGGTCGTGGCGCGGGCCGCGGCCGGTGCATCGGCGGGCGGCGGGGTGAACCGTGGTGCCGGGGCCCCGAGCTGACGGGCTAGCTCTTTGTAATATTCGCGCCGCAACACCGGCTGCCCATCGGCGACGACGTATAAACTCGGCAAGCGTGCGTTGGTCTCCGCCGCCAGCACGACATTGGCCGCATCATCGACGTGGATCAAGTTTAAAAAGCCTTCGGCGGCCGCGGCGATCGGTTCGCCCGCCAGTAGCGTCTCGCGACGTGGGATGCGGCCCGGTCCGTAAAGGCCCGCCAGGCGCAGGATCACGGCCCGGGCGCCGCTGCGGTGCTTCATCAAGGTTTGTTCGGCGGCCAGGCAGTCGATGCCGTTCTGGCGCGTCGGCTCGGTGGGAGAAGATTCATCGACCCACTCGCCATCCCGCTGCGCGTAGACGCTGGTCGAGCTGATGTAGATCAGTCGTCCGCTGGCGTCGGGAATCGCGTCGAGCGCCGCGCGCAGTCCGCCGACGTAGACCTCGTGCATCGTACGGCCCGAGCTGCGGTCGAAGCCGATCGCGTAGAGGATTGTGTCAGCGACGGGCAGTCCGTCGAGCGAGCCGGGCTGCGTCACGTCGGCCACGAAGGGGCGAATGCCTTTCTCACGCAGTCGTTCGGCCCGGGCCATGCTGCGCGTGACGGCGTACACTTCGTGCCCTGCCTCGCGCCAACGTCGGGCGACGCGGAGGCCCAGGTATCCGCAACCGAAGATGAGTTTCGTGCTCACGTGCGCCGATCTTCGAGCGGACCCGGTTCGCCTCGGTGTCCGCCCGACTCGAGATAAGAGGAAAGGATGATCTGCGCGGCCAGCATGTCTCGTCGCGCCTTGCGGCGCTTGCTCGTCAGCTCGGCGGCCTGGAGCATCTGCTCCGCCTCGGCGCTGGTATAGCGTTCGTCGAAAAACTCGACTGGCACGCCCGTCGTCTCCGTGAGCCAGGCGCCGTACTGGCGAGCTTCGTACGATTTTGCACTTTCATCGCCGCTCGGATAGAGGGGCAGCCCCACCACGAACAACACGACCCGCTCTTCCTTCACGAACTGCTGGAACCAACGGGCATCGGCCCCCTTGTCGCGGCGCGTGTAATTCTCGTAAGGGCTGGCCAGCCGGCGCTCGGCGTCGGAAATGGCCACGCCGATCCGCACGGTGCCGTAGTCGATGCCCGCCACGCGGCCCGGTGGCTGCGGTTGCGGCGGCGGAGGAGGTGGTGGCGTGCTAGAGGTACTCATGCCAGCCATGCTCCTCGATCAGGCGGACCAGCTCGCGAATCGCCTCCTCGTCGTGGCGATTGGCCACCAGCGTGGCATCGGGCGTATGCACGATGAGCAAATCCTGCACGCCCAGCGTCGCGACCAAGTGCTTCTCATCGGTGCGCACGATCGTGTTTGCCGTGCGCACGCCCAGGTGCCTGCCGGAGATCGTGTTGCCGGCATCATCCGCACCGCGCAAGCGCGCGAACGATTGCCAACCGCCGACGTCGTCCCAATCGAAGGGGGCCTCGATCACCACGACCTCGTCCGCCTTCTCCATCACGGCATAGTCGATCGAAATCGGCTTGATCGCCGCGAACTCGCGCCGCAGGACCTCGTCGCGCGCGGGCGTGTCCCAGGCGGCGGCGATTGTCTTGAGGTGGGCGAACATCTCCGGCTGGTGCCGTTCGAGCGCGTCGAGAATCGTCTTCGCCTGCCAGATGAATATCCCCGAGTTCCAATAGAAGTTGCCCGAGGCGAGATACTCGCGCGCTGCTTCTGCTTTCGGCTTCTCGCGAAAGCGCGTCACGCGGAAAACGTTTTGATATTTCGCATCGAGTGGCGCGCCCCGTTCGATGTAGCCGAACGTCTCGGCCGGATACGTCGGGCGAATGCCGAAGGTGACGATCCGCCGCGGCGACTCGTCGACCAATTGCTCGGCGAGTTCGAGCGCGTCTTGAAAGGCCTCGTCGGTGACGATCACGTGGTCCGACGGCATGACCGCTAGCGTGGCGTCGGGATCGTGCCGCGAGATGCAGATGGCTGCCAGCCCAATGCAAGGGGCGGTGTCACGCTTGCATGGCTCGGCCAACACGGCGTCGGAGGGCAAAGCTGGCAACTCCGCGACGATGCCAGGCCGCTGCACGTCGTTCGTCACCACCAGCACGCGCTCGGCCGGCACGAGATCGCCGAGCCGCGCGACGGTCGCCGCGATCATCGAACGCTCGTCCGCGAGACGCAACAGTTGCTTGGGGCGCGCCGTGCGACTCTCCGGCCAGAACCGTGTGCCGGATCCCCCCGCCATAATCACCGCATGCAGCATGACTTCTCCGCGAAAGCACGCGGTGCATCGCCCACGCCAGGCGATCGGCACCGCATGATCGCGAGTCTAGCAGAAATAGCGCGGTTCGGTCACTTGCAGTCCCGGCTCGATCTTGGTCGCCAATTCCGCAGCGTCGAGCGCAAAAGAGGGGCTGATCTCGACCGCCACGTCGGGCGCCACGCGGGCGCCGGCCGCCGTCAGCCACTCGCGATGCAGGGCGATCATCTGTGAT
This genomic window contains:
- a CDS encoding exo-alpha-sialidase gives rise to the protein MTHRFKLLSVAMILPFIGSTLLSTLYTQAADKPGVLVHEFLYDKAPFPSCHASTIEQTPKGLVTAFFGGSDEGNDDVGIWVCRHDGSTWSAPVEVANGVMVANGVESAEKRYPCWNPVLYQVHDGPLLLFYKVGPNPIEWWGMLIRSEDYGQTWSAPERLPDGILGPIKNKPVPVKDALLCPSSTERKGRDWRVHLERTPDLGRTWTKTDSVADPKQFRTIQPTILFHPEGKLQILCRSGKGKIAQSWSEDDGQTWSPLTGIDLPHPDSGIDAVNLKDGRMLLVYNHTRRGRSPLNVALSKDGQMWEAALPLETEPGEFSYPAVICTPDGHAHITYTWKRKKIRYAEIDPAKLDTKPIVDGKWPG
- a CDS encoding pentapeptide repeat-containing protein: MAPTILRSGFLCFENIPRKIVGVAQQQEVRAEFESTEGQTMAESRASYEESIRRIQELGYLGSDEQPPLPDHLPQYDDDEPLGLTFFRTRVGEGDDLSNLTIPRTFFGRSEIRDTSFRNTDLSESNLCWNDFIDVDFTGAVLTRSDMRASIYERVNFKFADLRHADLRRSKFETCTFDDALMDGAVLTRGQGTCLLLDDLQRRVVAWSNDEGPEPPGG
- a CDS encoding DUF1080 domain-containing protein, which encodes MKLSLRLLSLALALMIGAVWIADCRAADGEWVSLFDGKTMEGWEKVGGDKSVWEVKDGALAGSGAASMLVNTTGPYKNFKYRAEVKINDGGNSGLYFRTKRRPGFTDGYEAQIDSTHSDPIRTGSLYGMCHVYKPLVKPDEWFTYELEVKDDVWRGRKVTKIKITVNGDELYEYFDFDQTFKEGHFAFQQHDPGSKVSIRKVEVMELPAK
- a CDS encoding Rieske 2Fe-2S domain-containing protein: MSKLGTQPARVRLGGRDIVLFRGQNGQIGALDNMCVHRRMDLSRGCVIDGRLQCTYHGWTYDCEGNGESPGTPKLHAKTNSYDTAVARDYIWIKRAGAVAEMPQFTAIESFAHIGTLEHVIQAPLEVVLDNFTEVEHTPTTHANFGYDLSRMSEVETRVEPEDSSIRVVNSGPQKKTPWLVSAISGLHRGDHFVDDWTTYFSPVHTIYNQYWIDPQSGEERRDRWRVWVFFNPLDDERTQLVTFAFLRAPSAGRRAFIALTKPALRALVNLEVNCDVKMLEQLADKSPALEGMKLSRFDRVLGLNRDRIERIYRGNVKPETVTQEA
- a CDS encoding SDR family oxidoreductase — its product is MSTKLIFGCGYLGLRVARRWREAGHEVYAVTRSMARAERLREKGIRPFVADVTQPGSLDGLPVADTILYAIGFDRSSGRTMHEVYVGGLRAALDAIPDASGRLIYISSTSVYAQRDGEWVDESSPTEPTRQNGIDCLAAEQTLMKHRSGARAVILRLAGLYGPGRIPRRETLLAGEPIAAAAEGFLNLIHVDDAANVVLAAETNARLPSLYVVADGQPVLRREYYKELARQLGAPAPRFTPPPADAPAAARATTDKRICNARLLAELRPVLSCPSYREGLAAILAEGE
- the ruvX gene encoding Holliday junction resolvase RuvX, which codes for MSTSSTPPPPPPPQPQPPGRVAGIDYGTVRIGVAISDAERRLASPYENYTRRDKGADARWFQQFVKEERVVLFVVGLPLYPSGDESAKSYEARQYGAWLTETTGVPVEFFDERYTSAEAEQMLQAAELTSKRRKARRDMLAAQIILSSYLESGGHRGEPGPLEDRRT
- a CDS encoding mannose-1-phosphate guanylyltransferase; its protein translation is MLHAVIMAGGSGTRFWPESRTARPKQLLRLADERSMIAATVARLGDLVPAERVLVVTNDVQRPGIVAELPALPSDAVLAEPCKRDTAPCIGLAAICISRHDPDATLAVMPSDHVIVTDEAFQDALELAEQLVDESPRRIVTFGIRPTYPAETFGYIERGAPLDAKYQNVFRVTRFREKPKAEAAREYLASGNFYWNSGIFIWQAKTILDALERHQPEMFAHLKTIAAAWDTPARDEVLRREFAAIKPISIDYAVMEKADEVVVIEAPFDWDDVGGWQSFARLRGADDAGNTISGRHLGVRTANTIVRTDEKHLVATLGVQDLLIVHTPDATLVANRHDEEAIRELVRLIEEHGWHEYL